The Streptomyces sp. TLI_105 DNA segment ACACGGGAGGCGTCCGGTGTCCGCCGAAGAGGTGTGAGCTCCCCAGGACGGGTTACGCGAATCATGGCAATCCGTCCCGGAAAGGGAGGGAAGCCTCGTCTAGGAGAAAGGTGTTGACATGTCGAAGGTGGAGGAGTCCGTCGAGGTCGAGGTCCCGGTCCGCGCCGCGTACGACCAGTGGACCCAGTTCGAGACGTTCCCGCGCTTCATGGACGGCGTGGAGCGGATCGAGCAGCGTACGGACACGCTCACCCACTGGGTCACGGAGATCGGCGGTGTGCGTCGTGAGTTCGACGCCGTCGTCACCGAGCAGATCCCGGACGAACGCGTCGCCTGGACGACCGTCGAGGGCGAGGCGCGACAGGCCGGTGTCGTCACGTTCCACCGTCTCGACGAGACCCGGACGAAGGTCATGCTCCAGCTGGACTTCGCCCCCGAGGGGCTGACGGAGCAGGTCGGCGACAAGCTCGGGTTCGTCAAGCGCAAGGTGACCGGCGACCTCAAGCGGTTCAAGTCGTTCATCGAGGAGCGAGGCGGCCGGGAGACGGGCGCCTGGCGCGGATCGGTCTGAGGATCCGACGCACGGCGCAGACCCGCGTCCGCGGGACCGGGAGCGCCCAGTGGCACACGACGGCGTGGGCCGGACGAGTTTCCGTCCGGCCCACGCCGTCGTACGGGGCAATGGCCCGCCCCGCTCGGTCGTGACGATTTCCGGCCCTGCTCCGCCACCGCGGACCGCCTCGGGGCGCGTCGCCGACGTCGTCCACGAGATCCCGGAGGGCCCTCCCGCGTGCTCTCCGAGCCTCGTCGTGACGTATCGGCCCCATGGTCCTCGCGCCGGTCGGCACTCGGGTCCCGACGCGTCCCTGATGTGTCCTGGGAAATCTGGAATGGCCGCCTGAGCGGCAGGTGGGCGGCTGGAGGTGTGCATGGGACTGCCTCCTCACCGCCCGCCCGCGGCCCCCGCCGCAGGCCGGCGGCCTTGCGACCGCCCCGCACGGGGTTTCTTCCGATGCGGGGCGGTCGCCTGTTCGCACGGGAGCACGCGGGCGAGCAGGCCGGTCGGCGGACACGACACGGGGGCCGGCCGATGGCCTGACAGGTCGCTCTTTTCGCCGTCGTCGGTTCCGGGCGTTGCGTCAGGCCGGGCAGCGCCCCGAGGGGCAGGTCGCCGTTGCCTCCCCCCCCCGCCATGAGGGAGGACCCGATCCTTGACCCCGGACCGGCTGTCTTACCGGCCGATCAAGTACAGCACATGCGCCAAGGCGCCCCCTTGTGTCGCCGAAAGGGGGATGGGTCCCTGCCACCGGGGCACACGGGTGCTGAACGACCGGACACGCTCACGCGGCACGATCCGCGGGTTCCCCTTGCCGTAGGTCGTCGGCACCTGTGTGCGGGCCACCCGCACGCCGCCCCTCCACCGCAGGACGGGCCGATCGGCGGCCGTGCGCCGGCGTCCGGGGCGAGGTGCCCCGACGCGCCCCGGGACACCGCGGTGCCCGGCGCGAGAGCCCCTCTCCGCGCCGGGCGCTCATCGCCGGAGAGGGCGGGTCCGCTCCGGCCCCACACTCCTGAGGAGGATCTTCATGGACGAACGAAACGGCGGTGCCACGCCGAAGGACGAGCAGGGCGAGAAGCGGCGCGGAGGGAACGCCGGGGAGCCCTGCACCGGTACGGACGGGCGGGGCGAGACCGAGGAGGAGCGCGCGGACCGGCGCTGGCAGGAACTCCTCCAGGAGATACGAGTCGCTCAGACCGGCGTCCAGATCCTCCTCGGCTTCCTCCTCACGGTGGTGTTCACTCCGCTCTTCCACGATCTGGAGCAGACCGACAAGACGATCTACCTCGTCACCGTCATCCTCGGCTCGCTGGCGACGGGTGCGCTGATCGGTCCTGTCTCCGTCCACCGGATCGTGTCCGGACGGCGGGTCAAGCCCCAGGCCGTCGTCTGGGCATCCCGGCTCACCTTCACCGGCATCCTGCTCCTCCTCGCGACGCTGACGGCCGCGCTGTTCCTCATCCTGAGGGTGGCCACGCACGACCCGTACGTGCCCTGGCTGGTCTCCGCCGTCCTCGTCTGGTACCTGGTCTGCTGGTTCGCCCTGCCCCTGTGGGTCCGCACGCATCACACGAGCGGAAACTGATCCCACGCCCGCACGAGCCGGGGCCGACCACCGGCCGTCACCGGGCCCCCCCGCCGCGCCGTGCCGCGGACAGGCGCGATGCTCCACCACGTCATCGCCACACCGACATCGAACACCAGGATCAGCACGACCGGCACGACGGAACCCTCCCGAGTCCAGGACCACGTTCGAGGGTCCGACTGACCGCGAACACGACGCCGAAACGCCTTCCTCCGCCACGAATCCGAAGGGCGGGGCTACGGGGGAGAGACAGGGATGCCGGAGCCGTTCCTTGCGTGGGGAACGCCGATGCAGAAGCCGCACGCCGGGGAAGCCCAAGGTGTTCTGGGTCGACGTCAGACAGGAGTGGCGGGGCGCGGTGTCGGCGCTGCGAGGACGAGGCCGGGGACAGCCTGCGCGAGGGCATGCCTGCGCGAGGGCATGCTCGAAACCGGCTGATCCGGCCGGCCGCCTGCGCGCCGCCCCCCGTTGAAGCGCTGCGGCGCGTGGGGAGCGGTCGAGGCCCCGCCGCCTCCTGCGCTGAT contains these protein-coding regions:
- a CDS encoding SRPBCC family protein, translated to MSKVEESVEVEVPVRAAYDQWTQFETFPRFMDGVERIEQRTDTLTHWVTEIGGVRREFDAVVTEQIPDERVAWTTVEGEARQAGVVTFHRLDETRTKVMLQLDFAPEGLTEQVGDKLGFVKRKVTGDLKRFKSFIEERGGRETGAWRGSV
- a CDS encoding DUF6328 family protein, which gives rise to MDERNGGATPKDEQGEKRRGGNAGEPCTGTDGRGETEEERADRRWQELLQEIRVAQTGVQILLGFLLTVVFTPLFHDLEQTDKTIYLVTVILGSLATGALIGPVSVHRIVSGRRVKPQAVVWASRLTFTGILLLLATLTAALFLILRVATHDPYVPWLVSAVLVWYLVCWFALPLWVRTHHTSGN